The genome window ATGCTTTACAATAACCGTCATAAAAACAATGACTTTCTTTCTAAATTATGCCTTGCGTACATACATTTTATTCTGCAATTTACGACTGTTACAGACAGTATTATCGTATCCACCAACAAAATTATAAATGAAATAGCAGACAATTTTTGCGATTATAATATTAATTTAAGTCACATACTTCAAAAAAGTGGCTATGCAGAAGATTATATAAGAGCCAAATTTAAAAAAATTACAGGTAAAACGCCAAACGCATTTTTAACCGAGTTGAGAATAAAGCATGCCACTTTTTTGATTGAAATATATGCAAATACATTTTCCCTTCAACAGATTGCAGAACGATGCGGATATACAGATTACATATATTTTTCAAAAAAGTTCAAGGTCGTAATGGGCATGTCGCCGAGTGAATATAAAAAGATGCATTTAAATGCCGCCATTGAAAAAATATAGTTTAATACAGACACCCGGGGGATATTATCTTGCCAAAGCAAAAAGACACTACCACTGGAGGAAATTCTATTAAACGCATACATTCAACACACGATGGAATACGCACTTTGATAGAAAGTGGGTATTCT of Clostridia bacterium contains these proteins:
- a CDS encoding helix-turn-helix transcriptional regulator — translated: MGDIMNLQINCTPDGIITYPMHRHNNYEIMFYLEGTGYLRTQSTNYPFLPGSIIIVPPGTEHGSISKNGFKNISVSGNFENTLHFKDTVTLFDNAQNEGKLLAEMLYNNRHKNNDFLSKLCLAYIHFILQFTTVTDSIIVSTNKIINEIADNFCDYNINLSHILQKSGYAEDYIRAKFKKITGKTPNAFLTELRIKHATFLIEIYANTFSLQQIAERCGYTDYIYFSKKFKVVMGMSPSEYKKMHLNAAIEKI